A genomic region of Oncorhynchus mykiss isolate Arlee chromosome 2, USDA_OmykA_1.1, whole genome shotgun sequence contains the following coding sequences:
- the LOC110510828 gene encoding uncharacterized protein LOC110510828 isoform X10, translating into MEEGEANGGEGENTNGEDKMALAEEAKPSKRPRIMQCKVTLLDDTLFECELGKHATGSDLFVKVCDHLNLLERDYCGLAVWDTPTSRTWLDASKEIRKQVADYTYEFTFNVKFYPPDPAQLTEDLTRYYLCLQLRKDILSGLLPCSFVTLAMLGSYTAQSELGEYDPEVHGSHYTKELRLAPGQGKELEDKVMELHRTYRSMSPAQADMLFLENAKKLSMYGVDLHQAKDLEGVDITLGVCSGGLMVYKDKLRINRFPWPKVLKISYKRSSFFIKIRPSEQEQYESTIGFKLPNYKASKKLWKASVEHHTFFRVSSVEPPSSRSRFLALGSKFRYSGRTQAQTRQASSMIARPAPRFTRSASKRLSRTIDEARGRETFSVETSTQSWDDGKSVQTVRQAWQETETGQTVSRTVSQTWQGRVSDEQQQGRLEEEKEEDWSVLLGRRLSLPYVPYPMMKPPVKYRSAQVAKVATAKILERLLQPRQEQSDDWVMQLDRSFEFADTPPCYTPVLPLLITPICPSSVSPPVSLEKEETRQERREVIKRLQEGVFLVEKLREVEVLDERLREVKVLEERLQEVDELEERIQEEVEARQEEEGGVEQEEGEVEEEVVEAAEENVEDVDELEEQIKEVFLKGLLPDESGEDEGLKEESMEEAEESEKGWSNVASTSSVVRRVDLRTQNSVTIVKEMRQQEGGMEEETLEQVAVSDEGLKEDEGWLEERKHQALVEGLPEGLEERRGEIRVERRRKKVTIVTQDESLPDELEKKASEKLSEDQIGGHFYKEGQLMVKFNELFAAEKLGLPIVTIQQEWLQEQEKVREEKQEERVEQVKISGEGLIEVKGGLEDRMRQMSEERLREGEQTVVKTKKTVRIVEEMRRTQKTLEEKSSEDILSEERLGDGFYTEGEVLVKFRKDVERVPHRVRQMEKPQEEEEEEEVVEVNMQPSQPEDKDDWVVLLDSLPHKTLYKPPVMPADSALVPVVSTRFSVVLVDTVEQRAPERECIEVEATQQQPERGLVEGRRLWQMQEDDWFMLLDLVDRVPSGVPTTPVSASLQEQVQVYVDETISSMVKVMTAVQREETRVTVVEEMELQEDQSRLEQKLSQREMEDGWFVLLDIVPREPSVIPSVSEECVFVSASVEERIPVYPEESVSSVVELTTVEQREERRVTVMEEERRQEEVILPPQPSREMDDDWFVQLDVVPRETSYKPPVAPAEPTPVSPDVISPVVEVKAEQQKPVVVLVEEMRPQQEREVEEWQRQPERDDDWFTLFADVREEPIIVPPVGFVLLDAVREERAGVPPVSLAVSDRVYPEVVPAKHLTIEPEPRVFVVEAVRLLPEDFALEGKATQPQREQDDDWFLQLDVAPKVAAAPVVVIYSGVKETVEQKPPKTVRIMEETVKMEEGPVVTPKEVDDDWFVLWDRAPSKILTTPKAFHVDREVIELVPRRTVIVVEETRKPHRVVEDRRQPEVELVKTLPPQERGEGDDWFTLFEASRQEPVKMPTVAVVTRPAPVVDVMVTSTEQRTQKRVTIVEERWREERTLQQRLPQRQREVDDDWFVLLDAAPKELVALRERLQVYTDITVVKGPAAQPKPRVVVEEEKRPAQPQRDVDDHWFVLRDKKSVAVVATHKAARPVSAPVFSQAALMEAGIPMAPLDLQQPQTSTPIRLPARQDDRKLQVTVEAVDEGSAEVKSKQTDTEEPVQMRKKRAKRTEGDSIYIRHSLLMLEDFEKPQEDLIRHHTSISELKRNFMASVPESRGPSEWDKRLSTHSPFRSLGINGQPLPDADGSVCITPIREELDTKAALQQDESSNTVRPSGGPSPSPASTETGPDRVDSKSHDAPGVAGPYVQDDEHVSSGTTTSHVPVVEVERAQLPHSYQLQGTVLEEEEPADPGSRGEQSGRITGTSHTSYFVSGVPHVIRCFQPPLVQTQTVTITDVSNSLPTDVSTKDVPIVQTQTISYESAEVSVDGTDGGKEATALSSIQSITSESSRETSGTSITTTTTHISKVVKGGASETRVEKRIVITADSEDDQGSDGGATAM; encoded by the exons AAACATGCGACGggctcagatctgtttgtgaagGTGTGTGACCACCTCAACCTGCTGGAGAGAGACTACTGTGGCCTGGCCGTCTGGGATACCCCCACCTCCAGG ACATGGCTGGACGCCTCCAAAGAGATCCGGAAACAGGTGGCAG ATTATACATACGAGTTCACTTTCAACGTGAAGTTCTACCCTCCTGATCCAGCTCAGCTCACAGAAGACCTCACCAG GTACTACCTGTGTCTACAGCTGCGTAAAGACATCCTGAGTGGCCTGCTGCCATGCTCCTTTGTAACTCTGGCCATGCTAGGCTCCTACACGGCCCAGTCTGAGCTGGGGGAGTATGATCCAGAGGTCCACGGCTCTCACTATACCAAGGAGCTGAGGCTGGCCCCGGGACAGGGCAAAGAGCTGGAGGACAAGGTCATGGAGTTGCACCGCACATACAG ATCCATGAGTCCAGCCCAGGCAGACATGTTGTTTCTGGAGAATGCCAAGAAGCTGTCTATGTATGGAGTGGATCTGCACCAAGCCAAG GATCTTGAGGGTGTGGACATCACTCTAGGGGTGTGTTCTGGTGGTCTCATGGTATATAAGGACAAGCTGAGGATCAATCGTTTCCCCTGGCCCAAAGTCCTCAAGATCTCCTACAAGCGAAGCAGCTTCTTCATCAAGATCCGTCCCTCTGAACAAGAACAGTATGAGAGCACAATCGGCTTCAAGCTGCCCAACTACAAGGCCTCCAAGAAGCTGTGGAAGGCCTCAGTGGAACACCATACCTTCTTCAG GGTGTCGTCCGTGGAGCCCCCGTCGTCCCGCTCCCGGTTCCTGGCGCTGGGGTCAAAGTTCAGGTACAGTGGCCGTACCCAGGCCCAGACCCGCCAGGCCAGTTCCATGATCGCCCGGCCCGCCCCTCGCTTCACACGGTCCGCCAGCAAGAGGCTGTCCCGCACCATCGACgaag ccagagggagggagacttTCTCTGTGGAGACTTCTACTCAGAGCTGGGATGATGGCAAGTCTgtccagacagtcagacaggcatGGCAGGAGACTGAGACAGGCCAGACGGTCAGTCGGACTGTCAGTCAGACATGGCAGGGACGAGTGTCTGATGAACAGCAGCaggggagactggaggaggagaaagaggaggattgGTCTGTCCTGCTGGGCAGACGACTCTCCCTTCCCTATGTCCCCTACCCCATGATGAAACCGCCAG TCAAATACCGCTCTGCCCAGGTGGCAAAGGTGGCCACGGCCAAAATTCTGGAGAGGCTGCTACAGCCAAGGCAGGAACAAAGTGATGACTGGGTCATGCAGTTGGACCGCAGCTTTGAGTTTGCAGACACACCTCCAT GCTACACTCCTGTTCTTCCTCTACTGATAACCCCAATCTGCCCCTcctcagtctctcccccagtctccctggagaaggaggagactaggcaggagaggagggaggtgatcAAGAGGCTCCAGGAAGGGGTGTTCCTGGTGGAGAAGCTGAGGGAGGTAGAGGTGCTGGATGAGAGACTGAGGGAGGTGAAGGTTTTGGAAGAACGGCTGCAGGAGGTGgatgagctggaggagaggatacaggaggaggtggaagccaggcaggaggaggagggaggggtagaacaagaggagggggaggtagaggaggaggtggtagaggcaGCGGAAGAGAATGTGGAGGATGTAGATGAGTTGGAGGAGCAGATAAAGGAGGTGTTTCTCAAAGGATTGCTGCCAGATGAGTCAGGGGAAGATGAGGGACTAAAAGAGGAGAGTATGGAAGAGGCAGAGGAATCTGAAAAAGGGTGGTCAAATGTGGCAAGCACCTCCTCTGTGGTACGGAGAGTAGATTTGAGGACCCAGAATAGTGTGACTATAGTGAAAGAGATGAGGCAAcaagaaggagggatggaggaggagacgCTGGAACAGGTGGCGGTTTCAGACGAGGGATTGAAAGAGGATGAAGgatggttagaggagaggaagcaTCAGGCTTTGGTGGAAGGGTTGCCAGAGGGGcttgaggaaaggagaggagagataagagtggaaaggaggaggaagaaggtgaCTATAGTGACACAGGATGAGAGTCTTCCAGATGAACTAGAGAAGAAAGCATCTGAGAAGTTGTCAGAGGACCAGATAGGAGGCCATTTTTATAAAGAGGGACAACTTATGGTGAAATTCAATGAACTATTTGCGGCAGAGAAGTTAGGGTTACCGATAGTTACAATTCAGCAGGAGTGGCTCCAAGAACAGGAAAAGGTCAgggaggagaaacaggaggagagagtggaacAGGTGAAGATTTCAGGCGAGGGATTGATAGAGGTGAAAGGAGGTCTAGAGGATAGGATGCGGCAGATGTCGGAGGAAAGGTTGCGAGAGGGAGAGCAGACTGTGGTGAAAACCAAGAAAACAGTGAGAATAGTGGAAGAAATGAGGAGAACACAGAAGACACTCGAGGAAAAGTCATCAGAGGACATTTTATCAGAGGAAAGGCTGGGAGATGGTTTTTATACAGAGGGGGAAGTTTTGGtgaaattcagaaaggatgtggAGAGGGTTCCACATAGAGTCAGACAAATGGAGAAGccccaagaagaagaagaagaagaagaggtagTGGAAGTGAATATGCAGCCATCCCAGCCAGAAGACAAGGACGATTGGGTTGTGCTGCTGGACAGCCTCCCACACAAGACTCTTTATAAGCCTCCAG TCATGCCAGCCGACTCCGCTCTGGTGCCTGTGGTCTCCACAAGATTCTCTGTGGTGTTAGTAGACACGGTCGAGCAGAGAGCACCAGAGAGGGAATGCATTGAAGTGGAGGCCACACAGCAACAGCCTGAAAGGGGATTGGTGGAAGGACGGAGATTGTGGCAAATGCAGGAAGATGATTGGTTTATGCTCTTGGACCTGGTTGATCGTGTTCCTTCAGGTGTACCAACCACACCAGTTTCAG CTTCTTTGCAAGAGCAAGTTCAGGTGTACGTAGATGAAACCATCTCTTCCATGGTTAAAGTGATGACAGCggtgcagagagaggagaccagggtgactgtagtggaggagatggagttACAGGAAGACCAGAGCCGTCTGGAACAGAAACtgtcacagagagagatggaagatggCTGGTTTGTTTTGCTGGACATTGTTCCCAGAGAACCATCTGTGATTCCGTCAG TATCTGAGGAATGTGTGTTTGTATCAGCTTCTGTGGAAGAGCGTATTCCGGTATACCCTGAGGAAAGCGTCTCCTCTGTGGTTGAGTTGACGAcagtagagcagagagaggagagaagggtgacTGTAATGGAAGAGGAGCGACGTCAAGAAGAAGTTATACTTCCACCACAGCCATCAAGAGAAATGGACGATGACTGGTTTGTGCAACTGGATGTCGTGCCCAGAGAAACATCCTATAAACCACCAG TCGCTCCAGCAGAGCCAACACCGGTTTCTCCAGATGTGATCAGCCCTGTGGTTGAGGTAAAGGCTGAACAGCAGAAGCCAGTGGTGGTTCTGGTGGAGGAGATGAGGCCACAACAGGAACGGGAAGTAGAGGAGTGGCAGCGACAACCAGAGAGAGATGATGATTGGTTTACACTGTTTGCTGATGTCCGTGAGGAGCCGATCATTGTACCACCAGTGGGGTTTGTTCTGTTGGATGCAGTCCGTGAAGAACGTGCTGGGGTTCCACCAG TTTCCCTGGCTGTTAGCGATAGGGTATACCCAGAGGTTGTGCCCGCCAAACATCTGACCATTGAGCCTGAACCAAGAGTGTTTGTGGTGGAAGCAGTCCGATTACTTCCTGAAGACTTTGCCCTGGAGGGTAAGGCAACACAACCGCAGAGAGAGCAGGATGATGATTGGTTTTTGCAGCTGGATGTTGCCCCTAAAGTAGCAG cTGCACCAGTGGTGGTGATTTACTCTGGTGTGAAGGAGACAGTGGAACAGAAACCACCAAAGACCGTGAGGATCATGGAAGAGACTGTTAAGATGGAGGAGGGGCCTGTGGTAACACCTAAAGAAGTGGATGATGATTGGTTTGTGCTCTGGGACCGCGCTCCCTCCAAGATACTGACCACACCCAAGG CGTTCCATGTAGACAGAGAGGTTATAGAGCTGGTACCCCGGAGAACAGTGATTGTGGTGGAGGAAACTAGGAAACCACATAGAGTGGTGGAGGACAGACGTCAACCGGAGGTTGAACTGGTGAAAACACTGCCTCcccaagagagaggggagggtgatgATTGGTTCACGCTCTTTGAAGCCTCTCGCCAAGAGCCTGTGAAAATGCCAACAG tTGCTGTGGTAACTAGACCTGCCCCTGTGGTTGACGTGATGGTGACGAGCACAGAGCAGAGAACCCAGAAAAGGGTGACGAtagtggaggagaggtggagagaggagaggaccctgCAGCAGAGACtgcctcagagacagagagaggtggacgaTGACTGGTTTGTCCTGCTGGATGCTGCCCCTAAAGAATTAG TTGCTCTCCGTGAGCGTCTCCAGGTCTATACTGACATAACTGTGGTCAAAGGTCCAGCCGCTCAGCCCAAACCCAGAGTGGTggttgaggaggagaagagaccagCACAACCCCAGAGAGATGTGGATGACCATTGGTTTGTGTTGCGGGATAAAAAATCGGTTGCAG TGGTGGCCACCCACAAGGCCGCCCGTCCGGTCAGCGCCCCAGTCTTCTCCCAGGCAGCACTGATGGAGGCAGGGATCCCCATGGCCCCCCTGGACCTCCAGCAGCCCCAGACATCCACCCCCATCAGGCTGCCAGCCCGCCAGGACGACAGGAAGCTGCAGGTCACCGTGGAGGCAGTGGACGAGGGCTCAGCCGAGGTCAAG TCTAAGCAGACGGACACTGAGGAGCCGGTTCAAATGAGGAAG AAAAGAGCTAAGAGAACTGAGGGTGACTCAATTTATATCAGACATAGTCTTTTAATGTTGGAG gactTTGAGAAGCCCCAGGAGGATCTCATCAGGCATCATACTAGTATCAGTGAGCTGAAGAGGAACTTCATGGCATCTGTCCCAGAGTCCCGGGGGCCCAGCGAATGGGACAAGCGCCTGTCCACTCACTCCCCCTTCCGCAGCCTGGGCATCAACGGACAGCCTTTACCTGATGCCGACGGG AGTGTGTGTATTACTCCTATAAGGGAAGAGCTGGACACTAAGGCAGCGCTACAACAGGACGAGTCCAGCAACACTGTAAGACCATCGGGggggcccagccccagccctgctAGCACAGAAACTGGGCCTGATAGGGTTGACTCCAAATCCCATGATGCACCTGGGGTGGCAGGGCCATATGTTCAGGATGATGAGCATGTTAGCTCTGGGACCACCACCAGCCACGTACCTGTCGTTGAGGTGGAGAGGGCACAGCTGCCCCACTCCTATCAGCTCCAGGGTACagtgctggaggaggaggagccggCAGACCCAGGGTCGAGGGGGGAGCAGTCTGGGAGGATAACTGGAACCTCCCACACCTCCTATTTCGTGAGCGGTGTTCCCCATGTCATACGCTGTTTCCAG CCCCCTCTGGTGCAGACCCAGACAGTCACCATCACAGACGTGTCCAACTCCCTCCCTACTGACGTCTCCACTAAGGATGTCCCTATCGTTCAGACCCAGACTATCAGCTACGAGTCTGCAGAG GTGTCAGTTGATGGGACAGATGGGGGGAAAGAGGCCACAGCACTGAGCAGCATTCAGTCCATTACCTCAGAGAGCAGCAGGGAAACCAGTGGCacctccatcactaccaccaccactcacaTCTCCAAG GTGGTGAAAGGAGGAGCGTCAGAGACCAGAGTGGAGAAGAGGATCGTCATCACTGCCGACTCAGAGGATGACCAG GGAAGCGACGGCGGAGCAACAGCAATGTGA